One Stenotrophomonas sp. SAU14A_NAIMI4_5 DNA segment encodes these proteins:
- a CDS encoding PepSY-associated TM helix domain-containing protein encodes MKFSSQTLRTFTTLHTWVGLVAGFGLFVAFYAGALTLFHHDLPVWQTPGAASVLPAGLDDAQYLLDDVLAKHPEARRHVGMTFPGAEHPQPLAYWQGADGGWRYAWPGNTGGSATPPQAGLAELVNELHYSLGLPVAGIYVMGIVSLLYGMALLSGLVIHLPKLLGDLFALRPGRNLKQMWQDAHNVIGVLSLPFHLMFAVTGALLCLVFIQIALLNPLIFEGKAMQVVPAAMDTAPVREAAGVPAAPGSLRELHARALEVARAQGVADFEPAYLKLANGGDANATIEITGESSGTLGPLGSVALDVASGRVLASQLPGHRDANHATLSAAYALHFGEFGNGVVVWLYFLLGLGGAFLFYSGNLLWIESRRKRRQPQQPRAGVNMARATVGVCIGLCVAISVAFVTALVLEHVAPATVDHGIRWACFGTWAACALWAAVRRPAQAARELLWAAAISTALVPVMHGALSGDWPWLTAARGLWPLFWIDMVALAMAFGFARLAVASQRRARDGDPNSVWAN; translated from the coding sequence ATGAAATTCAGTTCGCAGACCCTGCGTACCTTCACCACCCTGCACACCTGGGTCGGCCTGGTGGCCGGCTTCGGCCTGTTCGTGGCGTTCTATGCCGGCGCCCTCACTCTGTTCCACCACGATCTGCCGGTGTGGCAGACGCCGGGGGCAGCCAGCGTGCTGCCGGCCGGGCTGGACGACGCGCAGTACCTGCTGGACGACGTGCTGGCCAAGCACCCGGAAGCACGCCGCCATGTCGGCATGACCTTCCCCGGTGCCGAGCACCCGCAGCCGCTGGCCTACTGGCAGGGCGCCGACGGCGGCTGGCGCTATGCCTGGCCCGGCAACACCGGCGGCAGCGCCACGCCACCGCAGGCGGGCCTGGCCGAGCTGGTCAACGAACTGCACTACAGCCTGGGCCTGCCGGTGGCCGGCATCTACGTGATGGGCATCGTCAGCCTGCTGTACGGCATGGCCCTGCTCAGCGGACTGGTCATCCACCTGCCCAAGCTGCTGGGCGACCTGTTCGCGCTGCGCCCGGGCCGCAACCTCAAGCAGATGTGGCAGGACGCGCACAACGTGATCGGCGTGCTCAGCCTGCCGTTCCACCTGATGTTCGCGGTGACCGGTGCCCTGCTCTGCCTGGTCTTCATCCAGATCGCCCTGCTCAACCCGCTCATCTTCGAAGGCAAGGCCATGCAGGTGGTGCCGGCGGCGATGGATACCGCGCCGGTGCGCGAAGCTGCGGGCGTGCCGGCCGCGCCGGGCAGCCTGCGCGAGCTGCATGCGCGTGCGCTCGAGGTGGCCCGCGCACAGGGCGTGGCCGATTTCGAACCGGCTTACCTGAAGCTGGCCAATGGCGGCGATGCCAACGCCACCATCGAGATCACCGGCGAATCCAGCGGCACGCTGGGCCCGCTCGGCTCGGTGGCGCTGGACGTGGCCAGCGGCCGCGTGCTGGCCAGCCAGCTGCCGGGCCATCGCGATGCCAACCACGCCACGCTCAGCGCGGCCTATGCCCTGCACTTCGGCGAATTCGGCAACGGCGTGGTGGTCTGGCTGTACTTCCTGCTGGGGCTGGGCGGTGCCTTCCTGTTCTATTCGGGCAACCTGCTGTGGATCGAATCGCGACGCAAGCGCCGGCAGCCGCAGCAGCCGCGCGCAGGGGTGAACATGGCGCGGGCCACGGTAGGCGTGTGCATCGGCCTGTGCGTGGCGATCTCGGTGGCCTTCGTCACCGCGCTGGTGCTTGAACACGTGGCCCCGGCGACGGTGGACCACGGCATCCGCTGGGCCTGCTTCGGCACCTGGGCGGCGTGTGCGCTGTGGGCCGCCGTGCGCCGGCCGGCACAGGCCGCGCGTGAACTGCTGTGGGCCGCGGCCATCAGCACCGCGCTGGTGCCGGTGATGCATGGCGCGCTCAGTGGCGACTGGCCGTGGCTGACCGCCGCACGCGGGTTGTGGCCGCTGTTCTGGATCGACATGGTGGCCCTGGCGATGGCCTTTGGCTTCGCCCGGCTGGCAGTGGCCAGCCAGCGCCGCGCCCGCGATGGCGACCCCAACAGCGTGTGGGCCAATTGA
- the infC gene encoding translation initiation factor IF-3 yields MSTPDNKQNRKNQEIRVPRVRVIGSDGEMIGVLSRDEALSMAEDEGLDLVEIQPQADPPVCKIMDFGKFKFEAQKKASEAKKKTKQVEIKEVKFRPVTDEGDYQIKLRKMRGFLEEGDKIKVNIRFRGREMSHQELGREMANRIETDLGEDIVIESRPRLEGRQMVMMIAPKKKT; encoded by the coding sequence ATCAGCACCCCTGACAACAAACAGAACCGCAAGAATCAGGAAATCCGAGTGCCGCGCGTCCGCGTGATCGGCAGTGACGGAGAAATGATCGGCGTGTTGTCGCGCGACGAAGCGCTGTCCATGGCCGAAGATGAAGGCCTGGACCTGGTTGAAATCCAGCCGCAGGCCGATCCGCCGGTCTGCAAGATCATGGATTTCGGCAAGTTCAAGTTCGAAGCGCAGAAGAAGGCCAGCGAGGCCAAGAAGAAGACCAAGCAGGTCGAGATCAAGGAAGTGAAGTTCCGTCCGGTCACGGACGAGGGCGACTACCAGATCAAGCTGCGCAAGATGCGTGGTTTCCTTGAGGAAGGCGACAAGATCAAGGTCAACATCCGCTTCCGTGGCCGTGAAATGAGCCACCAGGAACTGGGTCGCGAGATGGCCAACCGGATCGAGACCGATCTGGGCGAGGACATCGTCATCGAATCCCGTCCGCGCCTGGAAGGGCGTCAGATGGTCATGATGATCGCGCCGAAGAAGAAGACCTGA
- a CDS encoding winged helix-turn-helix domain-containing protein: protein MDTLRLLDLDIDRPAQRVSRNGEVLPVSGLSWTLLDVLLRHGTDVVDFDTLAAQVWAPAVVGEDAVSQRVKLLRQALGDDSRRPRYIRSVRGRGYQLCAPPLAASAPPAPSSRTRRLGWGVAAVAVLGVAATLLLWPRSTPQGAGQSLLQRAEYYAGIGQANNNRVAITLYRQALQADPESTPARRGLSRALAAQGCLFNGTPEQLREALALAEQERQRTPGDAAAHALWGYAQDCLGDMRQAITGYSRALELEPGDERSRASLAYLQQERGQLATALQANLSLKAPERIRFRDVQVARELELLGFTQAAADRHARNFQLYPDNVFSNIAWPRSLYLAGAPQRARQALDEALARGTPHPQLLRLQGELALLAGDAAGAADAFERGRQLRPQQSLGQTLAALHGAQAADAAWIDQRLQQLAASAGAGDGWPDAALERALLLQAQGHAGDAVAALQQAVDDGFRDVAWLRATPLFVPLRSAPGWPVLLQRLDADIARQRAQVLAASWRPDDLAALSAAPAAGTR from the coding sequence ATGGACACCCTACGCCTGCTCGACCTGGATATCGATCGCCCGGCGCAGCGCGTCAGTCGCAACGGCGAGGTGTTGCCGGTCAGCGGCCTCAGCTGGACCCTGCTCGACGTACTCCTCCGGCACGGCACCGACGTCGTGGATTTCGACACCCTGGCTGCCCAGGTCTGGGCACCGGCGGTGGTCGGCGAGGATGCGGTCAGCCAGCGGGTGAAGCTGCTGCGCCAGGCCTTGGGCGATGACAGCCGGCGGCCGCGGTACATCCGCTCAGTGCGTGGTCGTGGCTACCAGCTGTGTGCGCCGCCGCTGGCGGCCAGCGCACCACCCGCGCCATCCTCGCGCACCCGCAGGCTCGGCTGGGGCGTGGCGGCTGTCGCAGTGCTGGGCGTGGCCGCCACGCTGCTGCTGTGGCCCCGTTCGACGCCGCAGGGGGCAGGGCAGTCGCTGCTGCAGCGTGCCGAGTACTACGCGGGGATCGGCCAGGCCAACAACAACCGCGTGGCCATCACCCTGTACCGGCAGGCGCTGCAGGCTGATCCCGAATCCACGCCGGCGCGGCGCGGCCTGTCCCGTGCGCTGGCGGCGCAGGGCTGCCTGTTCAACGGCACGCCCGAGCAGTTGCGCGAGGCGCTGGCATTGGCCGAGCAGGAGCGCCAGCGCACCCCCGGCGATGCCGCCGCACACGCCCTGTGGGGCTACGCGCAGGACTGCCTGGGCGACATGCGGCAGGCGATCACCGGCTACAGCCGCGCGCTCGAGCTCGAGCCTGGCGACGAGCGCAGCCGCGCATCGCTGGCCTACCTGCAGCAGGAACGCGGCCAGCTCGCCACGGCGCTGCAGGCCAACCTGTCGCTGAAGGCGCCCGAGCGCATCCGCTTCCGTGACGTGCAGGTCGCTCGCGAGCTGGAACTGCTCGGCTTCACCCAGGCGGCTGCGGATCGCCACGCGCGCAATTTCCAGCTGTACCCGGACAACGTGTTCTCCAACATCGCCTGGCCGCGCAGCCTGTACCTGGCCGGCGCGCCACAGCGGGCCCGGCAGGCGCTGGATGAAGCGCTCGCGCGTGGCACCCCGCATCCGCAGCTGCTGCGCCTGCAGGGCGAACTGGCATTGCTGGCGGGCGACGCTGCAGGCGCCGCCGACGCGTTCGAGCGTGGCCGCCAGCTGCGGCCACAGCAGTCGCTGGGCCAGACGCTGGCGGCGTTGCATGGCGCGCAGGCTGCGGACGCCGCGTGGATCGACCAGCGCCTGCAGCAGCTCGCTGCCAGTGCGGGAGCGGGCGATGGCTGGCCCGATGCAGCGCTGGAGCGCGCGTTGCTGCTGCAGGCCCAGGGCCATGCAGGCGATGCGGTGGCGGCACTGCAGCAGGCGGTCGATGACGGCTTCCGCGACGTGGCGTGGCTGCGTGCCACCCCGCTGTTCGTCCCCCTGCGCAGCGCGCCCGGCTGGCCGGTCCTGCTGCAGCGGCTGGATGCCGACATCGCCCGGCAACGTGCGCAGGTGCTGGCCGCCAGCTGGCGGCCGGACGACCTGGCCGCGCTCAGCGCAGCGCCGGCAGCAGGAACTCGGTGA
- a CDS encoding serine hydrolase, whose product MRSILPALALLCAVCTLPFAARATPPDPARLQALQQAIASDELKQIRSVLLQVDGEVVYEGYFNGADAQTLHDVRSASKGVTALLVGAAIGEGTLPGVQARVYDYFPAYTARHAVDPRLRATTVQDLLTMSSLWECDDENQFSSGHEERMYVSEKWLDFTLGLPVKGFAPWMQRPEDSPHGRAFAYCTANPFVLGAVLEKASGQALADYAARVLERPLGITRSQWNRSPEGIGMGGGGTRYRTQDLARFGQLVLDGGRWQGRQLVPKEYIEAMVRAQATTSDGGDYGYQWWGLKLDVQGSPRTVWAMSGNGGNYVFVLPEQRVVAVVTSQAFNRNFAHPQSRRILTEFLLPALR is encoded by the coding sequence ATGCGTTCGATCCTGCCTGCCCTCGCCCTGCTCTGCGCGGTCTGCACCCTGCCCTTCGCCGCCCGCGCCACCCCACCCGACCCGGCCCGCCTGCAGGCCCTGCAGCAGGCCATCGCCAGCGATGAACTGAAGCAGATCCGCAGCGTGCTGCTGCAGGTCGATGGCGAGGTGGTCTACGAAGGCTACTTCAATGGCGCCGACGCGCAGACTCTGCACGACGTGCGTTCGGCCAGCAAGGGCGTGACCGCGCTGCTGGTCGGTGCCGCCATTGGTGAGGGCACCCTGCCCGGCGTGCAGGCCCGGGTGTACGACTACTTTCCGGCCTACACCGCCCGGCACGCGGTCGACCCCCGCCTGCGCGCCACCACCGTGCAGGATCTGCTGACCATGAGCAGCCTGTGGGAATGCGATGACGAAAACCAGTTCTCGTCCGGCCACGAGGAACGCATGTACGTGTCCGAGAAGTGGCTGGACTTCACCCTGGGTCTGCCGGTGAAGGGCTTCGCGCCGTGGATGCAGCGGCCGGAGGACAGCCCGCATGGGCGCGCGTTCGCCTACTGCACCGCCAATCCGTTCGTTCTGGGCGCGGTACTGGAGAAAGCCAGCGGCCAAGCACTGGCCGACTACGCCGCGCGCGTCCTGGAGCGGCCGCTGGGCATCACCCGCAGCCAGTGGAACCGCTCACCGGAGGGCATCGGCATGGGCGGCGGCGGCACCCGCTACCGCACGCAGGACCTCGCCCGCTTCGGCCAGCTGGTGCTGGACGGTGGCCGCTGGCAGGGCCGCCAGCTGGTGCCGAAGGAGTACATCGAGGCGATGGTGCGAGCGCAGGCGACCACCTCCGACGGCGGCGACTACGGCTACCAGTGGTGGGGCCTGAAGCTGGACGTGCAGGGTTCACCGCGCACGGTGTGGGCGATGTCCGGCAACGGCGGCAACTACGTGTTCGTGCTGCCCGAGCAGCGCGTGGTGGCGGTGGTCACCAGCCAGGCGTTCAATCGCAACTTCGCCCATCCGCAGTCGCGGCGCATCCTCACCGAGTTCCTGCTGCCGGCGCTGCGCTGA
- a CDS encoding glycoside hydrolase family 18 protein produces the protein MLRQTLAGLALLIAAAVPAASHAAQSPIYGAYYPGGSADRYPVSHIPAERLTHLFYAFSTIEAGRCTVGAEAPKNFAALAELKMAHPHLRTLISIGGWGAGGFSDAALTEASRKRLVDSCMALFFDQYAGSFDGVDIDWEFPVSGGPKELAHRPQDRANMTKLAQAFRVALDARGRKRGQPMLLTAALAAGRLQTDGPYDPAASYDLPALAQVFDFINLMSYDMGTGFSAVSTFNAPLHEVPADPLAPELRRWNNVAGAVQYYRDHGVPADKLVLGVPFYGRGFKVTGDAPDGLYQPYSAPADAGDWRVIKARYLDQPGWTKRWQPQAQSPWLYNAAEKIFISYEDPRSIGLRAQFAREQGLAGVFMWELTGDDEQASLLNAMLAPWHKARVGD, from the coding sequence ATGTTGCGCCAGACCCTGGCCGGGCTTGCCCTGCTGATTGCCGCCGCCGTTCCCGCCGCCAGCCACGCGGCGCAGTCGCCGATCTACGGCGCGTACTACCCCGGTGGTTCGGCCGATCGTTACCCGGTGTCGCACATACCGGCCGAGCGCCTGACCCACCTGTTCTATGCGTTTTCCACCATCGAAGCCGGGCGCTGCACGGTGGGTGCCGAAGCGCCGAAGAATTTCGCCGCGCTGGCCGAGCTGAAGATGGCGCATCCGCACCTGCGCACGCTGATCTCCATCGGCGGCTGGGGCGCGGGCGGGTTCTCCGATGCCGCGCTTACCGAGGCCAGCCGCAAGCGCCTGGTTGATTCCTGCATGGCGCTGTTCTTCGACCAGTACGCAGGCAGCTTCGACGGCGTGGACATCGACTGGGAATTCCCGGTCAGTGGCGGGCCGAAGGAACTGGCCCATCGCCCACAGGACCGCGCGAACATGACGAAGCTCGCGCAGGCCTTCCGCGTGGCGCTGGATGCGCGTGGCCGCAAGCGCGGCCAACCGATGCTGCTGACCGCCGCGCTCGCGGCCGGCCGCCTGCAGACCGACGGACCCTATGACCCGGCGGCCAGCTACGATCTGCCGGCGCTGGCCCAGGTGTTCGATTTCATCAACCTGATGAGCTATGACATGGGTACCGGATTCTCGGCGGTGTCGACCTTCAATGCGCCGCTGCATGAAGTGCCGGCCGACCCGCTGGCGCCGGAACTGCGGCGCTGGAACAACGTGGCCGGCGCCGTGCAGTACTACCGCGACCACGGCGTGCCGGCCGACAAGCTGGTGCTGGGCGTGCCGTTCTACGGGCGTGGTTTCAAGGTCACCGGTGACGCGCCCGATGGCCTCTACCAGCCCTACAGCGCACCGGCCGATGCCGGCGACTGGCGGGTGATCAAGGCGCGCTACCTGGACCAGCCGGGCTGGACGAAGCGCTGGCAGCCGCAGGCGCAGAGCCCGTGGCTGTACAACGCGGCCGAGAAGATCTTCATCAGCTACGAAGACCCGCGCTCGATCGGCCTGCGCGCGCAGTTCGCCCGTGAGCAGGGCCTGGCCGGCGTGTTCATGTGGGAGCTGACCGGTGACGACGAACAGGCCAGCCTGCTCAACGCCATGCTCGCACCGTGGCACAAGGCCCGCGTCGGCGACTGA
- the thrS gene encoding threonine--tRNA ligase yields MINITLPDGSRREFENPVSVMDVAQSIGAGLAKATIAGAVDGVLVDASDVIDHDASLRIITAKDEEGVEIIRHSCAHLVGHAVKQLYPDVKMVIGPVIAEGFYYDIYSERPFTPEDMAAIEKRMGELIAQDYDVIKKVTPRAEVVEIFKARGEDYKLRLIEDMSDDIQAMGMYYHQEYVDMCRGPHVPNTRFLKAFKLTRISGAYWRGDAQNEQLQRIYGTAWADKKQLEAYIKRIEEAEMRDHRRIGKQQDLFHLQEEAPGLVFWHPKGWALWQVVEQYMRKVYRSSGYGEVRCPQILDVSLWKKSGHWDNYQDNMFFTESEKRTYAVKPMNCPGHVQVFNQGLHSYRDLPIRYGEFGSCHRNEPSGALHGILRVRGFTQDDGHVFCTENQIESEVTAFHQQALAVYQHFGFDEIQIKIALRPESRLGDDATWDKAEGALRSALTACGVEWQELPGEGAFYGPKIEYHLKDAIGRTWQLGTMQVDFMMPGRLGAEYVDENSQKKHPVMLHRAIVGSMERFLGILIEHHAGQFPVWLAPTQVVVANITDAQAEYVAGVTKTLAEQGFRVSSDLRNEKIGYKIREHTLQRVPYLLVIGDREKENGAVAVRTRSGEDLGSMSLQAFIERLQAEGA; encoded by the coding sequence ATGATCAATATCACCCTTCCCGACGGCAGCCGCCGCGAATTCGAAAATCCCGTCAGCGTCATGGACGTCGCCCAGTCGATCGGCGCCGGCCTGGCCAAGGCCACCATCGCCGGCGCCGTTGATGGCGTGCTGGTCGATGCCAGCGACGTCATCGACCACGATGCCAGCCTGCGCATCATCACCGCCAAGGACGAGGAGGGCGTGGAAATCATCCGCCACTCCTGCGCCCACCTGGTCGGCCACGCCGTCAAGCAGCTGTACCCGGACGTCAAGATGGTGATCGGCCCGGTCATCGCCGAGGGCTTCTACTACGACATCTATTCCGAGCGCCCGTTCACGCCGGAAGACATGGCCGCCATCGAGAAGCGCATGGGCGAGCTGATCGCCCAGGACTACGACGTCATCAAGAAGGTGACGCCGCGCGCTGAAGTGGTCGAGATCTTCAAGGCCCGTGGCGAGGACTACAAGCTGCGCCTGATCGAGGACATGTCCGACGACATCCAGGCGATGGGCATGTACTACCACCAGGAATACGTGGACATGTGCCGCGGCCCGCACGTGCCGAACACGCGCTTCCTGAAGGCCTTCAAGCTGACCCGCATTTCCGGTGCCTACTGGCGTGGCGATGCGCAGAACGAACAGCTGCAGCGCATCTACGGCACCGCCTGGGCCGACAAGAAGCAGCTCGAGGCGTACATCAAGCGCATCGAGGAAGCCGAAATGCGCGACCACCGCCGCATCGGCAAGCAGCAGGACCTGTTCCACCTGCAGGAAGAGGCCCCGGGCCTGGTGTTCTGGCACCCCAAGGGCTGGGCGCTGTGGCAGGTGGTCGAGCAGTACATGCGCAAGGTCTACCGCAGCAGCGGCTACGGCGAAGTGCGCTGCCCGCAGATCCTGGACGTGAGCCTGTGGAAGAAGTCCGGCCACTGGGACAACTACCAGGACAACATGTTCTTCACCGAATCGGAGAAGCGCACCTACGCGGTCAAGCCGATGAACTGCCCGGGCCATGTCCAGGTGTTCAACCAGGGCCTGCACAGCTACCGCGACCTTCCGATCCGCTACGGCGAGTTCGGTTCCTGCCACCGCAACGAGCCGTCCGGCGCGCTGCACGGCATCCTGCGCGTGCGTGGTTTCACCCAGGACGACGGTCATGTGTTCTGCACCGAGAACCAGATCGAATCGGAAGTGACCGCGTTCCACCAGCAGGCGCTGGCGGTCTACCAGCACTTCGGTTTCGACGAGATCCAGATCAAGATCGCCCTGCGCCCGGAATCGCGCCTGGGTGACGACGCCACCTGGGACAAGGCCGAAGGCGCGCTGCGCTCGGCGCTGACCGCCTGTGGCGTGGAATGGCAGGAGCTGCCGGGCGAGGGTGCCTTCTACGGCCCGAAGATCGAGTACCACCTGAAGGACGCGATCGGCCGTACCTGGCAGCTGGGCACCATGCAGGTCGACTTCATGATGCCGGGCCGCCTGGGCGCCGAGTACGTGGACGAAAACAGCCAGAAGAAGCACCCGGTCATGCTGCACCGTGCCATCGTCGGCTCGATGGAGCGTTTCCTGGGCATCCTGATCGAGCACCACGCCGGCCAGTTCCCGGTCTGGCTGGCCCCAACCCAGGTGGTGGTGGCCAACATCACCGACGCCCAGGCTGAATACGTCGCAGGCGTGACCAAAACCCTTGCGGAGCAAGGCTTCCGCGTCAGCTCCGATTTGCGTAACGAGAAGATCGGCTATAAAATCCGCGAGCATACGTTGCAGCGCGTGCCTTACCTGCTGGTCATCGGTGACCGCGAGAAGGAAAATGGAGCTGTGGCGGTGCGTACGCGTTCTGGCGAAGACCTTGGCAGCATGAGCCTGCAGGCCTTCATCGAGCGGCTCCAGGCCGAGGGCGCGTAA
- a CDS encoding TonB-dependent siderophore receptor, producing MSTQSLPVRTGLFRAPLSALAVALAVAASGTLPALARADEARTLDTVQVTAPIATESGSATKTVTPLREIPQSISVITDRQMRDRGIHGVEEAVWYTAGAQGGQYGEDTRSDWLLVRGFKPARYLDGLATVEGTWTGESRIEPYGLERIDVLKGPASVNYGAMPPGGLVNFVSKRPSANPLQEVELQVGNYGLKQAAFDIGGALNDSGSVLYRLVGLARNSDNVIDQVHDDRYYLAPSITWTPDEANSLTVLARYQKNDTVETGGFLPYQGTVVPGANGRYISRHFFSGEPGVNDYTKETASLGYEFRHDFGDGTVFNQNVRYSWAEVDASHGSLGLFGLVAPDSTELVRYYYPRMDTSESVSIDNNLTFRFHSGRVEHTVLAGLDYRRARDDYASAFLFGAPTLDAYNPVYGAPVQVPDYTSRQVQTQGTLGLYLQDQIRIDRWLVTLAGRQDWVGTDTEQRIGGTGTAHQSDDQFSGRVGVNYLFDNGVSPYVSWSQSFQTTIGTDFEGRAFVPTTGEQFEAGVKYQPEGGRLLLTAAAYQIEQDNTLTVDPQHTLFSIQQGQTRVRGAELEGRWNIGQGLSVYGSYTRLDAKVRRSTDAASLGKRVALVPKESASLGADYTFTAGALSGFGFGAGVRYNGGIYGDIYNDWYTPSFTLFDASVHYDRGPWRLQVNAANATDKKYVSACNSATWCYYGYPRTVTASLRYQW from the coding sequence ATGTCTACGCAGTCGCTGCCGGTCCGTACCGGCCTGTTCCGTGCCCCACTGTCCGCCCTCGCGGTTGCCCTGGCCGTTGCCGCATCCGGCACGCTTCCGGCGCTGGCCCGGGCCGATGAGGCGCGCACCCTCGACACCGTGCAGGTAACCGCGCCGATCGCCACCGAAAGCGGCAGCGCGACCAAGACCGTCACCCCGCTGCGCGAGATTCCGCAGTCGATCTCGGTCATCACCGACCGGCAGATGCGCGACCGTGGCATCCACGGCGTGGAGGAAGCGGTGTGGTACACCGCCGGCGCCCAGGGCGGGCAGTACGGCGAGGACACCCGCAGCGACTGGCTGCTGGTGCGCGGTTTCAAGCCGGCCCGCTACCTGGATGGCCTGGCCACGGTGGAAGGCACCTGGACCGGCGAATCGCGCATCGAGCCCTACGGCCTGGAGCGCATCGATGTGTTGAAGGGCCCGGCCTCGGTCAACTACGGCGCGATGCCGCCGGGCGGCCTGGTCAACTTCGTCAGCAAGCGGCCCAGCGCCAACCCGCTGCAGGAAGTGGAACTGCAGGTCGGCAACTACGGCCTGAAGCAGGCCGCCTTCGACATCGGCGGCGCGCTCAACGACAGCGGCAGCGTGCTGTACCGCCTGGTCGGCCTGGCCCGCAACAGCGACAACGTCATCGACCAGGTGCATGACGACCGCTACTACCTCGCCCCGTCCATCACCTGGACGCCGGACGAAGCCAATTCGCTGACCGTGCTGGCCCGCTACCAGAAGAACGACACGGTCGAGACCGGCGGCTTCCTGCCCTACCAGGGCACGGTGGTACCCGGTGCAAATGGGCGTTACATCTCGCGCCACTTCTTCAGCGGCGAGCCGGGGGTGAACGACTACACCAAGGAAACCGCTTCGCTGGGCTATGAATTCCGCCACGATTTCGGCGACGGCACCGTGTTCAACCAGAACGTGCGCTACAGCTGGGCCGAAGTGGATGCCAGCCACGGCAGCCTGGGCCTGTTCGGCCTGGTGGCGCCGGACAGCACCGAGCTGGTGCGCTATTACTACCCGCGCATGGATACCTCCGAGAGCGTGTCCATCGACAACAACCTGACCTTCCGCTTCCACAGCGGCCGCGTCGAGCACACCGTGCTGGCCGGGCTGGACTACCGCCGCGCGCGCGACGATTACGCCTCGGCATTCCTGTTTGGCGCCCCCACCCTCGATGCCTACAACCCGGTGTACGGCGCGCCGGTGCAGGTGCCCGACTACACCTCGCGACAGGTGCAGACGCAGGGCACGCTGGGCCTGTACCTGCAGGACCAGATCCGCATCGACCGCTGGCTGGTGACCCTGGCTGGCCGCCAGGACTGGGTCGGCACCGATACCGAACAGCGCATCGGCGGCACCGGCACCGCGCACCAGAGCGATGACCAGTTCTCCGGCCGGGTCGGCGTGAACTACCTGTTCGACAACGGCGTCAGCCCCTACGTCAGCTGGTCGCAGTCGTTCCAGACCACCATCGGCACCGATTTCGAAGGCCGCGCATTCGTGCCGACCACCGGCGAGCAGTTCGAGGCGGGCGTGAAGTACCAGCCCGAAGGCGGCCGCCTGCTGCTGACCGCGGCTGCCTACCAGATCGAGCAGGACAACACGCTCACCGTCGACCCGCAGCACACCCTGTTCTCGATCCAGCAGGGCCAGACCCGCGTGCGCGGTGCCGAGCTGGAAGGCCGCTGGAACATCGGCCAAGGCCTGAGCGTGTACGGCAGCTACACCCGCCTGGACGCCAAGGTCCGCCGCAGCACCGATGCCGCCTCGCTGGGCAAGCGGGTGGCGCTGGTACCGAAGGAAAGCGCCTCGCTCGGCGCCGACTACACCTTCACTGCCGGCGCCCTGAGCGGCTTCGGCTTCGGTGCGGGCGTGCGTTACAACGGCGGCATCTACGGCGACATCTACAACGATTGGTATACCCCGTCGTTCACCCTGTTCGATGCCAGCGTGCATTACGACCGTGGCCCGTGGCGCCTGCAGGTGAACGCCGCCAATGCCACCGACAAGAAGTACGTGTCGGCCTGCAACAGCGCCACCTGGTGCTATTACGGCTATCCGCGCACCGTCACCGCCAGCCTGCGTTACCAGTGGTGA